The Patescibacteria group bacterium genome contains a region encoding:
- the tyrS gene encoding tyrosine--tRNA ligase, whose amino-acid sequence MSKAKKLLGNGIVEIHEEESLEKKLNSGRKLRIKHGIDPTGPKIHLGRAIQFSKLKKLQDAGHKIVLIIGDFTAQIGDASDKIAARKSLAEAEIKKNLSNYTEQIGRIINLDKTEIRYNSEWLSRMTAGELLQLATSFTVHQLIHRRNFSERWKKGDKIGLHEILYPLLQGYDSVAVKADVEIGGTDQLFNLLAGRIIQKKFGQQPQDVITFEMLPGLDGRKMSTSWGNGVYILDEPDEMYGKIMSMHDDQIMTYAKLCTDLSEDELGKFKNPRDQKAYLALEIVKLYHGENKAKKAGIEFDRIFKSKDLPSDIDEIKIDQKEIGVIDLFVNNKLVSSRSEAKRLIEQGAVKKIVNNQQSVINNIDEKIKIDDGMVFKIGKRKFVKIKTK is encoded by the coding sequence ATGTCTAAAGCTAAAAAATTATTAGGTAATGGTATTGTCGAAATTCATGAGGAAGAGTCGTTAGAAAAAAAATTAAATTCTGGCCGGAAGTTGCGAATAAAACACGGAATCGATCCGACTGGTCCTAAAATTCATCTTGGTCGAGCGATCCAATTTTCTAAATTAAAAAAACTTCAAGATGCAGGCCATAAGATCGTCCTAATTATTGGTGATTTTACCGCTCAAATTGGCGATGCTTCAGATAAAATTGCGGCAAGAAAATCTCTCGCTGAGGCGGAAATTAAAAAGAATTTATCAAATTATACCGAACAAATCGGTCGTATCATTAATCTTGACAAAACTGAAATTAGATATAATAGCGAATGGTTGTCAAGAATGACAGCTGGCGAGTTATTGCAATTAGCAACGAGTTTTACGGTTCATCAGCTAATTCACCGGCGTAATTTTAGTGAGCGCTGGAAAAAGGGTGATAAAATTGGTTTACATGAAATTTTATATCCATTATTGCAAGGTTATGACTCGGTCGCAGTTAAGGCGGATGTGGAAATTGGTGGCACAGACCAACTATTTAACCTACTGGCTGGACGGATTATCCAAAAAAAATTTGGCCAGCAACCTCAAGACGTAATTACTTTTGAAATGCTCCCAGGTTTAGACGGACGTAAAATGTCGACTAGTTGGGGGAACGGCGTTTATATATTAGATGAACCTGATGAAATGTATGGCAAAATTATGTCCATGCATGACGATCAAATTATGACCTATGCTAAATTATGCACAGATTTATCTGAGGACGAACTTGGAAAATTTAAAAATCCACGTGACCAAAAAGCATATTTAGCTCTGGAAATTGTAAAATTATATCATGGTGAAAACAAGGCTAAGAAAGCAGGTATAGAGTTTGACCGAATTTTTAAGTCAAAAGATTTGCCTTCTGATATTGATGAAATTAAGATTGATCAAAAAGAAATTGGCGTAATTGATTTATTTGTTAATAATAAATTAGTTTCTTCACGGTCTGAGGCAAAAAGGTTAATTGAACAAGGCGCAGTGAAAAAAATAGTTAATAATCAACAATCAGTAATCAACAATATTGATGAGAAAATTAAAATAGATGATGGGATGGTTTTTAAAATTGGTAAACGAAAATTCGTAAAGATTAAAACGAAATAA
- a CDS encoding arginine--tRNA ligase, giving the protein MKKNIIELLEKLYPEEKSIRVEVPQEKNYGDYACNLAFVMAKKLKKNPTEVAKDIATKIIAGKPEFLEKVEAKAGFVNFHLKSDHLQQQILKIIDLKDKYGQNNSGQNQKIQVEFVSANPTGPLTIGNARGGVIGDVLASVLTNSGYRVCREYYFNDAGGQIDVLGHSVLKDDLAEYKGDYIDKLNLENQEKDYRQAGIKAAQKIILQIKKTCTDLGINFDVWFAEGKDLREKDKVIFIINWLKKKNLSYEKDGAIWFKSKQFGDDKDRVLIKKDQNPTYFAVDCAYHYNKFMERKFERVIDVWGADHHGDMKRVEGFVKALGFADKFKIILHQFVQIVKDKKPVRMSKRSGNYILVDEVLKEVGLDVLRFFMLQYSANAHLNFDLKLAKERSKKNPVFYIQYAHARINSIIAKSKIENLEFKSTNLNLKLLKNKEEINLIKKLIQYPDIVLQTSQDFQVQRLPICAIELADTFHNFYEKCQVISNNNEETKARLALVTACQIVLKNCLELMGISAPRKM; this is encoded by the coding sequence ATGAAAAAAAATATCATCGAATTATTAGAAAAATTATATCCTGAGGAAAAATCAATTCGAGTGGAAGTTCCTCAGGAAAAAAATTATGGCGATTATGCCTGCAATTTGGCTTTTGTAATGGCTAAAAAATTAAAGAAAAACCCTACTGAGGTTGCTAAAGATATTGCGACGAAAATTATAGCGGGAAAACCAGAATTTTTAGAAAAAGTTGAAGCTAAAGCTGGTTTTGTAAATTTTCACTTAAAATCAGATCATCTGCAACAACAGATTCTAAAAATCATCGATCTAAAAGATAAATATGGTCAAAATAATAGTGGTCAAAACCAAAAAATTCAAGTGGAGTTTGTTTCGGCAAATCCGACCGGGCCATTAACAATTGGCAATGCTCGAGGCGGGGTAATTGGTGATGTTTTAGCTTCGGTTTTAACTAATTCTGGATATCGAGTTTGTCGTGAGTATTATTTTAATGATGCGGGTGGTCAAATCGATGTTTTGGGTCACTCAGTATTAAAAGACGATCTGGCTGAATACAAAGGAGATTATATCGATAAATTGAATTTAGAGAATCAGGAAAAAGATTATCGCCAAGCTGGCATTAAGGCCGCTCAAAAAATTATTTTACAAATAAAAAAAACATGTACAGATTTAGGGATTAATTTTGATGTTTGGTTTGCTGAAGGTAAGGATCTGCGAGAAAAAGATAAAGTCATTTTTATAATTAATTGGCTTAAAAAGAAAAATTTAAGTTATGAAAAAGATGGGGCAATTTGGTTTAAGTCAAAACAATTTGGAGATGATAAAGATCGAGTTTTAATCAAAAAAGACCAAAACCCGACATATTTTGCGGTAGATTGTGCGTACCATTACAATAAATTTATGGAACGGAAGTTTGAACGGGTAATTGATGTTTGGGGCGCAGATCACCATGGCGATATGAAAAGAGTAGAAGGTTTTGTGAAAGCTCTAGGCTTTGCGGATAAATTTAAAATAATTCTGCATCAGTTTGTGCAAATTGTAAAAGACAAGAAGCCGGTACGAATGTCAAAAAGATCAGGAAATTATATTTTGGTTGATGAAGTTTTAAAAGAAGTTGGTTTAGACGTTTTGCGCTTTTTTATGCTTCAATATTCCGCCAATGCACATTTGAATTTTGATTTAAAATTAGCCAAAGAAAGATCGAAAAAAAATCCAGTTTTTTATATCCAATATGCCCACGCTCGAATAAATAGTATAATCGCTAAATCAAAAATAGAAAATTTAGAATTTAAATCCACGAATTTAAATTTAAAATTATTAAAAAATAAAGAGGAAATTAATTTAATCAAAAAATTGATTCAGTATCCAGATATTGTTTTGCAAACCAGTCAAGATTTTCAAGTGCAAAGATTACCCATCTGTGCCATTGAATTAGCAGATACTTTCCATAATTTTTATGAGAAATGCCAGGTAATTTCTAATAATAACGAAGAAACTAAAGCCCGTTTAGCTTTAGTAACGGCTTGTCAGATAGTATTAAAGAATTGTTTAGAACTAATGGGTATTTCGGCGCCGAGAAAAATGTAA